The Leucobacter rhizosphaerae genome includes a region encoding these proteins:
- a CDS encoding VOC family protein yields the protein MSIGVRDAEATLEALRRAMGIIPLSGEQTARFRYVLTRMGDAELGMQLELIEPQGGPDTFMRRFLAERGEGVHHLTFTVPDVERTIRDVREAGYTVVQVDLDYAPWREAFIMPTDHGLGVVVQIADTNLEYPPMRDFISDVVEDPASIPHNRDGIDRHWWRSVRELPGPSSPAHLVRVELESEDVAGIARLFTGPLGGRVTSSADRMVEIAWGESVLRVHDGPESGVRVLGYRGGPSTGMAIGSARLTPDSEDGAPR from the coding sequence GTGTCGATCGGCGTCCGAGATGCCGAAGCCACGCTTGAAGCTCTCCGGAGAGCGATGGGGATCATTCCCCTCAGTGGTGAGCAGACTGCTCGGTTCCGGTATGTGTTGACCCGCATGGGGGACGCAGAGTTGGGAATGCAACTTGAGCTGATCGAGCCTCAGGGCGGTCCGGATACGTTCATGCGCCGGTTTCTCGCCGAACGGGGTGAGGGCGTGCACCACTTGACGTTCACAGTCCCCGACGTCGAGCGAACCATTCGTGACGTTCGTGAGGCCGGATACACCGTGGTGCAAGTCGACCTCGACTACGCACCTTGGAGGGAGGCATTCATCATGCCGACCGATCACGGACTCGGAGTGGTCGTGCAGATTGCGGACACGAATCTTGAGTATCCGCCCATGCGCGACTTCATCTCCGATGTGGTCGAGGACCCCGCGAGCATTCCCCACAACCGGGACGGCATCGATCGTCATTGGTGGCGGAGTGTTCGAGAGCTTCCCGGCCCTTCGTCCCCCGCGCATCTGGTGCGCGTGGAACTCGAGTCCGAGGATGTCGCCGGGATCGCGCGCCTCTTCACCGGCCCGCTCGGTGGTCGCGTGACATCATCGGCCGATCGCATGGTCGAAATTGCGTGGGGGGAGTCGGTACTGCGAGTGCATGACGGACCCGAGAGTGGAGTCCGTGTCCTGGGGTATCGAGGCGGCCCGTCGACCGGCATGGCCATTGGGAGTGCGCGGCTCACTCCCGACTCCGAGGACGGAGCACCACGATGA
- a CDS encoding acetyl-CoA carboxylase biotin carboxylase subunit: protein MFTKVLIANRGEIASRVIATLDRMGIASVAVYSDADAHSPYVRQAGEAVHIGPSPVGESYLRSDRIIEAARSTGADAIHPGYGFLAENPEFVMACDEAGIVFIGPGADAMRTMGSKIGSRIAMQDAGVPVVPGTVEAIDDRRLAFETARDLGFPVAVKASAAGGGKGFRVAHAEDELEAAIEGASGEGERFFGDGSVYLERYLENPRHIEVQILADSHGNVIHLFERDCSVQRRHQKLVEEAPAPMVTPELRERIGQIAVTAAHSVGYVSAGTVEGLLVGDDYYFLEMNTRIQVEHGVTELVTGIDLIEQQVRVAAGEALSITQNDVRLTGHAIECRINAERASRGFLPAPGTITEYAEPTGTDVRIDSGVEAGTVVTSFYDPMLAKLLVVGPDRDSATEAMIRALDGYRIEGIPTLIPFHRALLQSSQWRNAETCSDLVSDRTWLKTNAAES from the coding sequence ATGTTCACGAAAGTGCTGATCGCGAACCGAGGCGAGATCGCTTCTCGGGTCATCGCGACACTCGACCGAATGGGAATCGCGTCAGTCGCGGTCTACTCGGACGCCGACGCTCATAGCCCCTATGTTCGACAGGCAGGGGAGGCGGTGCATATCGGACCGTCGCCGGTGGGAGAGAGCTATCTCAGATCCGACAGGATCATTGAAGCGGCTCGGAGCACGGGGGCTGACGCAATCCATCCCGGGTACGGTTTCCTCGCCGAGAATCCCGAATTTGTGATGGCATGCGATGAGGCAGGCATCGTGTTCATCGGTCCGGGGGCGGATGCGATGCGCACCATGGGGTCGAAGATTGGCTCCCGGATCGCCATGCAGGACGCAGGGGTGCCGGTCGTTCCCGGCACGGTTGAGGCGATCGATGACCGGAGACTCGCGTTCGAAACTGCTCGTGATCTCGGGTTCCCGGTCGCGGTGAAGGCCTCAGCTGCGGGCGGGGGAAAGGGCTTCCGGGTCGCTCACGCTGAGGACGAACTTGAGGCTGCGATTGAGGGTGCTTCGGGCGAAGGCGAGCGGTTCTTCGGTGACGGGAGCGTGTATCTGGAGCGTTATCTCGAGAACCCACGTCACATTGAAGTACAGATTCTCGCGGATTCTCACGGCAACGTTATCCATTTGTTCGAGCGGGACTGCTCAGTGCAACGACGTCATCAGAAGCTCGTTGAGGAGGCTCCTGCACCGATGGTCACGCCTGAGCTCCGGGAGCGAATCGGGCAGATCGCCGTGACGGCTGCGCACTCGGTGGGCTATGTGTCGGCAGGCACCGTCGAGGGACTGCTCGTGGGGGACGACTACTACTTCCTCGAAATGAACACGAGGATCCAGGTGGAGCACGGGGTCACCGAGCTGGTGACGGGCATCGACCTGATTGAACAGCAAGTTCGCGTCGCCGCGGGAGAGGCGCTCTCGATCACTCAGAATGACGTGCGACTGACGGGCCACGCCATCGAGTGTCGGATCAACGCGGAACGCGCCAGTCGAGGATTCCTACCCGCGCCGGGAACCATTACCGAATATGCGGAGCCCACCGGAACTGACGTTCGAATCGATTCTGGGGTGGAAGCCGGCACTGTGGTCACGAGCTTCTACGATCCCATGCTCGCGAAGCTTCTGGTCGTCGGACCCGACCGGGACAGTGCGACTGAGGCGATGATACGCGCGCTCGATGGGTATCGCATCGAAGGTATCCCGACGCTCATTCCCTTCCATCGAGCATTGCTGCAGTCCTCTCAGTGGCGCAATGCGGAAACGTGTTCCGATTTGGTGAGCGATCGCACCTGGCTCAAGACGAACGCTGCTGAATCATGA
- a CDS encoding extracellular solute-binding protein: MSTQKTIRTRRGLALVAGSAALALTLIGCSGGGEAEPAPERDLGTPVAGEIQEGALDGVTLTFAGSGGVFQDGQTEALWDPFAAASGATVNQDAFDAGKLKAMVDSGNVSWDIVNTTQFDTARGCGTLYEEYDYSQIDISKIPEGTITDKCMVPQILYGLVVVYNTDKFGDNPPTSAADFFDTEKFPGKRTVSQSTYVDPQTVEFALTAQGKDITSLETSDIEGAFDMYKDLGDDVIGWTTGAQAQQQLESGEAVMGLVWSGRGYGAAAAGAPVAPMWDEWMIMVDSNGIPKGVKDPQAAFAAVNYSIGAEQQAKMTELTSYGGVNVDAKPEVDDLLSEWITTERLDTGIAPNVDFWVENYDALSAAWAGWATGN; the protein is encoded by the coding sequence ATGTCCACTCAGAAGACCATCAGGACCCGCCGAGGGCTCGCGCTCGTCGCCGGATCCGCAGCGCTTGCGCTGACGCTCATCGGCTGCAGCGGCGGCGGTGAAGCGGAGCCCGCACCCGAGCGGGACCTCGGCACCCCCGTCGCGGGTGAGATCCAGGAGGGCGCGCTCGACGGCGTCACCCTCACGTTCGCCGGCTCCGGCGGTGTGTTCCAGGATGGCCAGACGGAGGCGCTCTGGGATCCGTTCGCCGCGGCCTCCGGCGCGACCGTCAATCAGGACGCGTTCGACGCCGGCAAGCTGAAGGCCATGGTCGACAGCGGCAACGTCAGCTGGGACATCGTGAACACGACCCAGTTCGACACCGCGCGCGGCTGCGGCACGCTCTACGAGGAGTACGACTACTCGCAGATCGACATCTCCAAGATCCCCGAGGGCACGATCACCGACAAGTGCATGGTGCCGCAGATCCTCTACGGCCTGGTCGTCGTCTACAACACCGACAAGTTCGGAGACAACCCGCCCACGAGCGCCGCCGACTTCTTCGACACCGAGAAGTTCCCGGGCAAGCGCACCGTGAGCCAGTCCACCTACGTCGACCCGCAGACCGTCGAGTTCGCGCTCACGGCCCAGGGCAAGGACATCACATCACTGGAGACGAGCGACATCGAGGGCGCCTTCGACATGTACAAGGATCTCGGCGACGATGTGATCGGCTGGACCACCGGCGCGCAGGCGCAGCAGCAGCTCGAGTCCGGCGAGGCCGTGATGGGGCTCGTCTGGTCGGGTCGCGGCTACGGCGCCGCCGCCGCCGGAGCGCCCGTCGCCCCGATGTGGGACGAGTGGATGATCATGGTCGACTCGAACGGGATCCCGAAGGGGGTCAAGGATCCGCAGGCCGCCTTCGCCGCCGTGAACTACTCGATCGGAGCGGAGCAGCAGGCCAAGATGACCGAGCTCACCTCCTACGGCGGGGTCAACGTCGACGCGAAGCCCGAGGTCGACGACCTGCTCAGCGAGTGGATCACCACCGAGCGCCTCGACACGGGCATCGCCCCGAACGTCGACTTCTGGGTCGAGAACTACGACGCGCTCTCCGCAGCGTGGGCCGGTTGGGCGACGGGTAACTGA
- a CDS encoding biotin/lipoyl-binding carrier protein, whose amino-acid sequence MSVEVTAEMNATVWKITAQVGESLGAEDPIMILESMKMEIPVEAERASRLIELHVAEGESVIEGQLLATIE is encoded by the coding sequence ATGTCCGTAGAAGTTACCGCCGAGATGAACGCAACGGTCTGGAAGATCACCGCCCAGGTCGGTGAATCCCTGGGCGCGGAGGATCCCATCATGATTCTCGAGTCCATGAAGATGGAGATTCCCGTCGAGGCGGAGCGGGCATCCCGATTGATCGAGCTGCACGTCGCCGAGGGTGAGAGCGTCATTGAAGGGCAGCTTCTCGCAACTATCGAGTAG
- a CDS encoding ABC transporter permease has translation MTSKRLLGVFAVIIVIWLILPTLVIVPMSFNEASSFNFPPKGFSTRWYENFFTDASWLKALFSSLQVAVLTMIVATTVGVLASLGLSKVKFRGKGLMEGYFLLPLIVPGIVLAVGLYSLFLRLDLLGTLPGFVLAHTIVSMPLVITNVMASLQGLDPRLEQASASLGAGRVQTFFSITLPLIAPGVTAGALFAFVTSFDEVILSLFIQSPTLQTLPVKIFNSVTQTNDPTVAAVAVITMLTSVIVMLIAQFATRKRKRPVA, from the coding sequence ATGACCTCCAAACGTCTGCTCGGCGTCTTCGCCGTGATCATCGTGATCTGGCTGATCCTGCCCACCCTGGTGATCGTGCCGATGTCGTTCAACGAGGCCTCCTCGTTCAACTTCCCGCCCAAGGGCTTCTCGACCCGCTGGTACGAGAACTTCTTCACCGATGCCAGCTGGCTGAAGGCGCTCTTCTCGTCGCTGCAGGTCGCGGTGCTCACGATGATCGTCGCCACGACGGTCGGCGTGCTCGCCTCGCTGGGCCTCTCGAAGGTGAAGTTCCGCGGCAAGGGGCTGATGGAGGGCTACTTCCTGCTGCCCCTGATCGTGCCCGGGATCGTGCTCGCGGTCGGTCTCTACTCGCTGTTCCTGCGGCTGGATCTGCTCGGCACCCTGCCGGGGTTCGTGCTCGCGCACACCATCGTGTCGATGCCGCTCGTCATCACCAACGTGATGGCGTCGCTGCAGGGGCTCGATCCTCGCCTCGAACAGGCCTCGGCCAGCCTCGGCGCCGGCCGGGTGCAGACCTTCTTCAGCATCACTCTGCCGCTCATCGCGCCGGGTGTGACGGCCGGGGCCCTGTTCGCGTTCGTCACGTCGTTCGACGAGGTGATCCTGTCGCTCTTCATCCAGAGCCCCACCCTGCAGACGCTGCCGGTGAAGATCTTCAACAGCGTCACGCAAACCAATGACCCCACAGTGGCCGCGGTGGCGGTGATCACGATGCTCACCTCGGTGATCGTGATGCTCATCGCCCAGTTCGCCACGCGGAAGAGAAAGCGACCGGTAGCGTGA
- a CDS encoding crotonase/enoyl-CoA hydratase family protein, with product MSTIHSLSGPGQPVVCRTSTPHVLEIELNRPAARNAINDEVAQLLASCLEEFDRDPELRVAVVSGRGSGFCAGLDLKAFLAGETGMHTERGFAGLTSKPPLKPVIAAVEGFALAGGLEIALACDLIVAASDAKLGIPEVQRGLVADGGALLHLSRRVPYQLAMKLALTGEPISGEDALRAGLVGYSVPPGSAVDRARDIAERIARNAPLAVQATKQILVEGRDWSLQESWRMQDQIARPVWSSRDAEEGARAFAERRLPDYSGT from the coding sequence ATGAGCACGATTCACTCCCTGTCGGGACCGGGCCAACCCGTCGTCTGTCGCACGTCCACGCCTCATGTTCTGGAGATTGAGCTCAACCGCCCTGCGGCACGGAACGCGATCAACGATGAGGTCGCGCAGCTCCTCGCATCCTGTCTCGAGGAATTCGATCGTGACCCCGAGCTGCGGGTCGCTGTCGTTAGTGGACGCGGGTCAGGATTCTGCGCTGGCCTGGATCTCAAGGCCTTTCTCGCTGGAGAGACCGGCATGCACACGGAACGTGGTTTCGCGGGCCTGACATCTAAGCCTCCGCTGAAGCCTGTGATCGCCGCCGTCGAGGGATTCGCACTCGCGGGAGGGTTGGAGATCGCTCTGGCCTGCGATCTCATCGTCGCAGCGTCGGATGCGAAGCTCGGGATTCCGGAGGTGCAGCGCGGACTGGTCGCCGACGGTGGCGCCCTCCTGCATCTCTCCCGTCGTGTTCCTTATCAACTCGCGATGAAACTCGCGTTGACCGGGGAGCCGATCAGCGGAGAGGACGCGCTGCGGGCGGGATTGGTGGGGTACTCGGTGCCTCCAGGGTCGGCGGTCGACCGAGCTCGTGACATCGCAGAGCGCATTGCGCGGAATGCGCCGCTCGCCGTCCAAGCGACCAAGCAGATTCTGGTGGAGGGACGGGACTGGAGTCTCCAGGAGTCCTGGCGGATGCAAGATCAGATCGCCCGGCCAGTGTGGTCGTCCCGCGACGCTGAGGAGGGGGCGAGGGCGTTCGCCGAGCGACGCCTCCCGGATTACTCCGGGACCTGA
- a CDS encoding PucR family transcriptional regulator, whose protein sequence is MPTLAYDRTARLPSGPPRMTFTVRALLELPAAQTVSLTPGVGEERTIAWAHVCELPEPWRWLGRGALVMTTGLGVPETTEEQCAYLDGMHRAGIAAVTIDGVMIETPFTTAALTHAAQIGFPVLQTAHEVRFVTVAMAVADSVQQDRAARVQLTEQMYAALGEHPDDAPIEDLLSALEPLLGGPLALLPSGSLGIPRTPGTIQRVSPNVVAMSVHAPGDPELRFESTTPINRGLLQHVVGIVGSALSITAANHRSEWLHGSLLLADLCDGSVPSPPAQHLVAAHRVEPPYLLAVLQNDSTRDAIDRVHTVFAAQRTPALATTKDGQVVVLASLGQDLDLALEALADAETRVGVSAAFSGLDDLESALRQARSALIRNHQAGRVMRFEEHETSSLFLPNNTEQLRHIARQVLGPLQTYDEQRGTSLTQTLRVFLEENRSWVRASERLFVHRQTLIARVSRIEKIIVRDLSSMEDTAECWLAVQAAIGCGDLEPSDVVTHSSDDEL, encoded by the coding sequence ATGCCGACCCTCGCCTACGACCGCACCGCGCGGCTCCCGTCGGGGCCGCCGCGCATGACGTTCACGGTGCGAGCGCTCCTCGAACTCCCCGCTGCGCAGACGGTGTCGTTGACCCCCGGCGTCGGCGAGGAGCGGACCATCGCGTGGGCGCACGTCTGCGAGCTGCCGGAGCCCTGGCGCTGGCTCGGTCGCGGCGCGCTCGTGATGACGACGGGTCTCGGGGTCCCGGAGACCACCGAGGAGCAGTGCGCGTACCTCGACGGCATGCACCGCGCCGGGATCGCCGCCGTGACGATCGACGGGGTCATGATCGAGACCCCGTTCACGACGGCGGCGCTGACGCACGCCGCGCAGATCGGGTTTCCCGTGCTGCAGACGGCGCACGAGGTGCGCTTCGTCACCGTCGCCATGGCGGTCGCCGACAGCGTGCAGCAGGATCGTGCCGCCCGGGTGCAGCTGACGGAGCAGATGTACGCCGCGCTCGGCGAGCATCCGGACGATGCCCCGATCGAGGATCTGCTCTCGGCGCTCGAGCCGCTGCTCGGCGGGCCGCTCGCGCTCCTCCCGAGCGGCAGTCTCGGCATTCCCCGTACCCCGGGCACGATCCAGCGCGTCTCCCCGAACGTCGTGGCGATGTCGGTCCACGCCCCCGGGGATCCCGAGCTCCGCTTCGAGTCGACGACGCCGATCAACCGCGGCCTCCTGCAGCACGTCGTCGGGATCGTCGGCAGCGCGCTCTCGATCACGGCCGCGAACCACCGGAGCGAGTGGCTGCACGGCTCGCTGCTCCTCGCCGACCTCTGCGACGGCTCGGTGCCGTCGCCTCCGGCGCAGCACCTCGTCGCAGCCCACCGGGTCGAGCCGCCCTACCTCCTGGCGGTGCTCCAGAACGACAGCACGCGAGACGCGATCGACCGGGTGCACACGGTCTTCGCGGCCCAGCGCACCCCAGCTCTCGCCACGACGAAAGACGGTCAGGTGGTGGTCCTCGCCTCACTCGGGCAGGATCTCGATCTGGCGCTCGAAGCGCTCGCCGACGCCGAGACCCGGGTCGGGGTGAGCGCGGCGTTCTCCGGCCTCGACGACCTGGAGAGTGCGCTGCGCCAGGCGCGCAGCGCACTGATCCGGAACCACCAGGCCGGTCGCGTGATGCGCTTCGAGGAGCACGAGACGAGCTCGCTCTTCCTGCCGAACAACACCGAGCAGCTGCGCCACATCGCCCGCCAGGTGCTGGGGCCGCTGCAGACCTACGACGAGCAGCGGGGCACCTCGCTGACGCAGACGCTCCGCGTGTTCCTGGAGGAGAATCGCAGCTGGGTGCGGGCGTCGGAGCGGCTGTTCGTGCACCGCCAGACGCTCATCGCGCGGGTCTCGCGGATCGAGAAGATCATCGTGCGGGATCTCTCCTCGATGGAGGACACGGCCGAGTGCTGGCTCGCGGTGCAGGCGGCGATCGGGTGCGGCGATCTCGAGCCGAGCGACGTGGTGACGCACTCTTCAGACGATGAACTCTGA
- a CDS encoding ABC transporter ATP-binding protein produces MTHNDIPVPEGHEQELRTEGLNTSAIHAIGEAGISLNSVTKRYGESTVVDEIDLVIEPGEFMTFLGPSGSGKTTTLNMIAGFTSVTEGLLHIYGKPVAKLPPHKRDIGMVFQNYALFPHKTVAENIAYPLQRRKLSKAVQKEKVAAALGMVRMGDFGDRYPSELSGGQQQRVALARALVYEPRVLLMDEPLGALDKKLREWLQTEIKRIHREVGSTFVYVTHDQEEALSMSDRIAVFNNGKIEQVGTSEDLYEAPQTLFVGRFLGESTVLLGTGVPVGERHTAIEVAGHRVVADGQSAHQNLAILIRPENLRLESAGTVPTESQNAIPVTIMDVTYLGASRRYSVRLPDGSEGAVRLGQDARIHNRGDEVTMMWEIPSGVLLVDTGEAGESAT; encoded by the coding sequence ATGACCCACAACGACATTCCTGTGCCCGAGGGGCACGAGCAGGAACTGCGGACCGAGGGCCTCAACACCTCGGCGATCCACGCGATCGGCGAGGCCGGCATCAGCCTGAACTCGGTCACGAAGCGCTACGGCGAGAGCACGGTGGTCGATGAGATCGACCTCGTGATCGAGCCGGGCGAGTTCATGACCTTCCTCGGGCCGTCGGGATCGGGCAAGACCACGACCCTGAACATGATCGCGGGCTTCACCTCCGTCACGGAGGGGCTGCTCCACATCTATGGCAAGCCCGTCGCGAAACTGCCGCCGCACAAGCGCGATATCGGCATGGTGTTCCAGAACTACGCGCTGTTCCCGCACAAGACGGTCGCGGAGAACATCGCGTACCCGCTGCAGCGCCGGAAGCTCTCGAAGGCGGTGCAGAAGGAGAAGGTCGCCGCGGCGCTCGGCATGGTACGCATGGGCGACTTCGGGGATCGCTACCCGTCGGAGCTCTCCGGCGGGCAGCAGCAGCGCGTCGCGCTCGCCCGCGCGCTCGTGTACGAACCGCGGGTGCTGCTCATGGACGAGCCCCTCGGCGCACTCGACAAGAAGCTCCGCGAGTGGCTGCAGACCGAGATCAAGCGCATCCACCGCGAGGTCGGATCCACCTTCGTCTACGTCACCCACGACCAGGAGGAGGCGCTCTCGATGTCCGACCGCATCGCGGTCTTCAACAACGGCAAGATCGAGCAGGTGGGTACCTCGGAGGATCTCTACGAGGCCCCGCAAACGCTGTTCGTGGGCCGGTTCCTCGGCGAGTCCACGGTGCTGCTCGGCACCGGGGTTCCGGTGGGGGAGCGGCACACGGCGATTGAGGTCGCCGGGCACCGCGTGGTGGCGGACGGGCAATCGGCCCACCAGAACCTCGCGATCCTGATCCGACCCGAGAACCTGCGTCTCGAGTCGGCCGGCACGGTGCCGACCGAGAGCCAGAACGCGATCCCGGTCACCATCATGGACGTCACCTACCTGGGTGCGTCGCGGCGGTACTCGGTGCGGCTGCCTGACGGCAGCGAGGGCGCGGTGCGGCTCGGGCAGGATGCCCGGATCCACAACCGGGGCGACGAGGTCACCATGATGTGGGAGATCCCGTCGGGCGTGCTGCTCGTCGACACCGGCGAGGCGGGGGAGTCCGCGACGTAG
- a CDS encoding ABC transporter permease, with protein MTDHTVTGGAAPAGAVAPGADAVGAKKRGPKNWRPLLLLIPAFVIVSMFFLAPLADVFIRSITDPVPGVQNYVWLFTTEANLNVVLRTFGTAILVTFVCLLLAYPYAYLMTIVSDRTRNLMQLFIMMPLWTSILVRTLAWMVLLQDTGPINGLLAAWFGIGPIPLIRTTFGVALGMTQVLLPFMVLPLYSSMSKIDKRLLPAASNLGANPVTAFFTVYLPLSKPGIFSGGVTVFILGLGFYIIPALLGSSKEIMISAMIQQQISVFLMWGQGTALGIFLLVCTILILVVVSRFNKGGSLFPGVDR; from the coding sequence ATGACTGACCACACCGTCACCGGGGGTGCTGCGCCTGCGGGCGCAGTGGCCCCCGGTGCGGATGCCGTGGGAGCGAAGAAGCGCGGGCCGAAGAACTGGCGCCCGCTGCTCCTGCTGATCCCGGCGTTCGTGATCGTATCCATGTTCTTCCTCGCGCCGCTGGCCGATGTGTTCATCCGCTCGATCACCGATCCGGTGCCGGGTGTGCAGAACTACGTCTGGCTGTTCACGACCGAGGCGAACCTCAACGTGGTGCTCCGGACCTTCGGGACGGCGATCCTCGTCACGTTCGTGTGTCTGCTCCTCGCGTACCCGTACGCGTACCTCATGACGATCGTGTCGGATCGCACGCGCAACCTGATGCAGCTGTTCATCATGATGCCGTTGTGGACGTCGATCCTGGTGCGCACGCTCGCGTGGATGGTGCTGCTGCAGGACACGGGTCCGATCAACGGGTTGCTGGCCGCGTGGTTCGGGATCGGGCCGATCCCGCTGATCCGCACGACGTTCGGTGTGGCGCTCGGCATGACGCAGGTGCTGCTGCCCTTCATGGTGCTGCCGCTGTACTCCTCGATGTCGAAGATCGACAAGCGGCTGCTGCCGGCGGCGTCGAACCTCGGCGCGAACCCGGTGACGGCCTTCTTCACGGTCTACCTGCCGCTGTCGAAGCCCGGTATCTTCTCGGGCGGCGTCACGGTGTTCATCCTCGGCCTCGGCTTCTACATCATCCCCGCGCTGCTCGGATCCTCGAAGGAGATCATGATCTCGGCGATGATCCAGCAGCAGATCAGCGTCTTCCTGATGTGGGGACAGGGCACGGCGCTCGGGATCTTCCTGCTCGTGTGCACGATCCTGATCCTCGTCGTCGTGTCGAGATTCAATAAGGGCGGCAGCCTGTTCCCGGGGGTGGATCGCTGA
- a CDS encoding acyl-CoA carboxylase subunit beta has product MSFTWEHALSELRRRKELARELGGQRRVDRTHAQGRYTIRERIEKLSASFQEVGEFAAYDDVDATGNLLGKMPSSYVCGLATIDGRSVALGGEDFTVRGGAPQTYLDRLKGGLGGFVEDLAHEYRIPLLMFMEGIGGDVAAQAEKGHAYLVSSMSWKRSYELLSEVPVLTMVSGAAVGGTAGRTVLSHFSVMTKDSVMFAGGPPLVKRALGLDLTKYELGGSEIHTAISGAVDNLAEDEDDAMEQMRTVLSYLPQNVWEMPPRGDRSDPVDRTADELLTIIPENRRRPYKVRKMVSCIVDQDSFFEVGSNWGKSLVTGYARIDGIPVGILASNPMHLGGSLDAAAAEKQVRFVDTCSTFHLPIVYFVDVPGFMVGPDAERGNVVRWGMRAVQSLVEAEVPVVTVQVRKAYGMAVSATSSPDGLSLRIAWPSAEWGDLPVEGGVEAGFRREIEAADDPVAYRRAVEERMMELADPWRTAEAFGVEQMIDPRETRPVVAAFLNASLNAVKTKLGPQRRQWSLRP; this is encoded by the coding sequence ATGTCATTCACATGGGAACATGCGCTCTCCGAACTCCGGCGACGAAAGGAACTGGCTCGTGAGCTCGGGGGCCAGCGACGGGTCGATCGCACGCACGCACAGGGCAGATACACCATTCGAGAACGCATCGAAAAGCTGTCGGCGTCATTCCAGGAAGTCGGCGAATTCGCAGCCTACGACGACGTGGATGCGACCGGAAATCTGCTCGGAAAGATGCCCTCGAGTTACGTGTGCGGTCTCGCGACCATCGATGGGCGCTCGGTGGCATTGGGTGGGGAAGATTTCACTGTCCGTGGTGGAGCTCCGCAAACGTACCTGGACCGATTGAAGGGCGGGCTCGGCGGATTCGTCGAAGACCTTGCACACGAATACCGCATCCCTCTCCTCATGTTTATGGAAGGCATCGGCGGCGATGTCGCTGCACAGGCGGAGAAGGGGCATGCGTATCTCGTCAGTTCGATGAGCTGGAAGCGCTCGTACGAACTGCTCTCCGAGGTTCCGGTACTCACCATGGTGAGTGGCGCAGCCGTCGGAGGGACTGCCGGGCGCACCGTTCTCAGCCACTTCAGTGTGATGACCAAGGACTCGGTGATGTTCGCTGGCGGCCCCCCGCTCGTCAAACGAGCTCTCGGCCTGGACCTGACGAAGTACGAATTGGGCGGATCAGAGATCCATACTGCAATCTCCGGAGCGGTCGACAACCTCGCGGAGGACGAGGATGACGCCATGGAGCAGATGCGTACTGTCCTGAGTTACCTGCCCCAGAACGTGTGGGAGATGCCGCCGCGGGGAGACCGGAGCGACCCCGTCGACCGGACGGCCGATGAGTTGCTCACCATCATTCCGGAGAACCGACGACGTCCCTATAAGGTCCGCAAAATGGTGTCCTGCATCGTGGATCAGGACTCCTTCTTCGAAGTGGGGTCGAACTGGGGAAAGAGCTTGGTCACTGGATACGCGCGGATCGACGGTATCCCCGTCGGAATCCTGGCGAGCAATCCCATGCATCTCGGTGGTTCGCTGGATGCCGCCGCAGCGGAGAAGCAGGTGCGCTTCGTCGACACCTGCAGCACGTTCCACCTCCCGATCGTCTATTTCGTGGACGTTCCGGGATTCATGGTCGGACCGGATGCCGAACGCGGCAATGTTGTCCGCTGGGGAATGCGAGCCGTGCAGTCGCTCGTCGAAGCGGAGGTTCCGGTCGTCACCGTGCAGGTCCGGAAGGCCTATGGAATGGCGGTGTCTGCGACCTCGAGCCCTGATGGATTGAGTCTTCGCATCGCCTGGCCGTCGGCAGAGTGGGGGGACCTGCCGGTAGAAGGTGGAGTCGAAGCCGGATTCCGTCGAGAGATTGAGGCTGCCGACGACCCCGTGGCGTATCGACGGGCGGTCGAAGAGCGCATGATGGAGCTCGCCGACCCCTGGAGAACTGCGGAGGCCTTCGGCGTGGAACAAATGATCGATCCCCGCGAGACGCGACCGGTCGTCGCGGCGTTTCTCAACGCGAGCCTGAACGCGGTGAAAACCAAGCTCGGGCCGCAACGCCGCCAATGGAGCCTCCGTCCATGA